Within Spinacia oleracea cultivar Varoflay chromosome 4, BTI_SOV_V1, whole genome shotgun sequence, the genomic segment CTACCCTCTCTCGTTCGAGTGCTGAGGCGGAATATAGAGGGGTTGCTAATGTTGTTTCCGAGTCATGTTGGATTCGGAATTTGTTGTTAGAACTACATTGTCCTGTTCGTAAGGCCACACTAGTGTATTGCGACAATGTGAGTACTATATATCTTTCAGGCAATCCAGTGCAACATCAACGCACGAAACATATAGAGATGGATATCCATTTTGTTCGTGAGAAGGTAGCGCGAGGTGACGTTCGGGTTCTCCATGTTCCATCTCGTTATCAGATTGCCGACATTTTTACGAAGGGTCTACCTCGAATATTATTTGAAGATTTCCGAAACAGTCTCAGCGTTCGTAAGCCTCCCGTTTCGACTGCGGGGGAGTGTTAGAATAATATatgtaaatatattatttggtgtataaTTATGTAAATGAGTTTGTTAGCATATTTAGTCAGAATATAGTTAGCAGTATTAACCTTGATTAACGCCTAAGATTGggctttgtattttgtatatatTGACACCAAACCTAATGAAAGGATCACGGAGTATAATTCTTTCAGCGAAAGGCCactaatcgttgattaacgacgggatttcctgtcgtgaatccgtcataaaagggggccgtcgttaatagaaatcccgtcgtaaatccgtcgtaaacccgtcttaaaagacatttgcgacggttattcccgtcattgtttggttgttagccccgtcgcaaaaggcttttgcgacgggatttttgacccgtcgtaattaagttgtcattaaagatacaaattcttatagTGTATATTTATCagcattttttattttatttaatgaaatatatatttttaaattgATTATATATTTAAATTTCCGTGTCTCCAAGCTTTTGGAATGTTTGTAGCACCAAAAACTATTTTACAATTTTAAAGATTGTCATTTTTCTGTTTCTTCATTCCTCCGTATTCGTTTTCGTGCAAGTTACGTAAAACAAAaggctaaaaaaaaaaaagaagcttATTAGtatatattagacttatttttactccgtataatttttTATAGCATGCCAAAATCCCACCTTTTTTTGTGGGGGATGCCAAAATCCCACTTCATCCTAAGTTCCATTAACTACATCGGATCACTTACATATTCATTGATGAAACAATTACTTAATATAAGTGTTTTTGGGCTTAGTTTTCTCACTCAACTAGTCTTACAAAAGGGTCCAATGGAAAAGACAGGCCCAACTAGCAGCAACTATTCTCTTTGAGCAGCAACTTCTAATGGCCTTTACCAATGACATGTTCACCTAATGGTTAAAATCGAGGGCCTATAAataataggtctcaggttcgaaaaTTCTAGACAGAAATTTATTCTGCACGCAGGGGCGGATCTTTATTGTGGCTGGGGTGGGCCTGCCCCCTGGCCGGAaaattttgtagtgtatttttagttacagCACCCCCtaaatttgtgtataattgtataattatatactccgtagtatattgtttaattttttttaccggCCCCCCTCGTAAAACCGTTCAAGGTCCGTCACTGTCTGCACGGATTAGCAGGTCAAGTCTTTTGAAAGCCGAGGCAGGAGGAGGAATTAATAGGGTAAGGGATCTTCAGCCATCTCTAGAAGTGCTCACCAGCCCATGATAGGAGGATTGAACCCCTAAAAGTGATCAAATTCGTGTTGAAACACATCATATCTTTAGTTACATTTCTTGAGTATGTAGAGTCGACTCTCTATAATTTCATACACTACAAAACAGTACCAACTCGAGTCATCTGCGTTATTGGTACTGATATATTGTGTGTAGGATAAAAAAATTTGTATTGAGTACCAATTCGAGTCATTTGTGTTATTGGTACTGACATATTCTGTGTtgatattaaaataaattgtatTAAGTGACTTGTGTCCAATTTAATCACAAACCACTTGACTTTTATAAAACTTCTTCATATTTTTGGACAGAAAGAATCtatgaaagaaaaaaaacattagACCAGCCTACAAAATAACGTTCTACTTCAGACCAAAGTTGGGTTAACACGAAAATCCACTGTGTATAGAGTATATCACAAATGAAGTACAGAGTATGTGTTTGTAGTCCTGTAAGAAGTGAAAATTCAATCACATCCGCTTGAAATAATGCACCATTTTTACTTTCATATTCGCCGACGTATAATTTTGACCCTTTTGTTTTTTAATGTAAATTCAAATCATTAATAAAAGTCATACAACATCTACAACAGAAATCGaatttaacaaatacataataaattgaatcaaaaataggtattccttcatcaaaactaccATCGTTGggaaaatcttgcattgtgggACATCTCTCGCACATATCGCTGGAACATGCAGCCTTTTCGGAGAGACGGTTtaacgatttgttgtagccgcgAGGACGGTTTCCTTCCGATTCATCTAAgccaatttgaaattttgataacCGGTTCAATCTCGTATAATTCTTTATCAACGAACCGAAATCACGACAATACTCCACCAAAACTATACTAATACTAAAACCCAAATACTCAACTAATCCCGCCATAGGGGAACTTACTAGACTCACTAATCCCACCATAGGGGAACTTACTAAAACGATGTAGTTTTATTGAATCTGAAGACAAACACATGAATAATTAAACCAAAAGGGCCGGAAATAGCCAAAATTTTGAAGAAATTTGCCTATTTCCGGCCTAAAAACCCTTTGAAATTTGTAAATCCTAGAGAGAAAAAAGGGAGGAGGACGACTCCATAAATTTgaccattaatatctctaaagtctgatatttttaaaatatacaGATTTAACCAACATTTCCTTTACATAATTACATTTATATTTGCCTCATTCCACGGTAAATGTCGTCATTTTCCCCTCTCTACTGCTCTACGCGTCTACGACCATTAAGATGGCCGTGGGACAAGTCAGGTCGGCTGAGGCCCAACCCGACACGAAAAAGCACAGCTAGATACGAGTGCGAAGTTGTGGGCCGGGCCTAAGCCGCTTGTTTTatgaaaaagcacgacaaggcacggGCCCCATCCGACAAGACAAAACACgctaatttagtaaaattaggcttaggcacTACTGCCCCACACGAGGCTCATGGGCCTAGGCCctattttgaaaatttcagccTTACATGACACGGTCCAATTCAAAGTGGGCTTGACATGGACGGGCCCAAGACCCGAAACCCGACTCATGCAGCCTGCCTACAACCATCTTTACGACCATCTCTTGCGAGGTCAATTTTCACACATCTTCACAACCACATTCTTTCTCCCATTTATAAAAACATTAAAGACTCACTTTCACGTCACGCTGGATCTTTCTATTAGTTCATAAGCATGTGTATCTACATTAAGTACTACGTATTGGCGAAAGATTATATATTATGGTATGGAAAACAATACAAATGTTGGCTTAACACGAAAAATACACTATATAATTGTTACAATAAGTATATGACACGTAAAACAACTAGCTAGTAAAGTAGTAAAACTCCCTCGAAAGAAAGGGAATACCCCTGATATCCAGGAAACCCTAACCGTTCCGACGGCTATCTCTCCGGCGATATGGCTGATGATCTAACGGAAATTTACGGCCGCCTAGCGATCAATAATGATGAGGAGGAAGTTTTGGACTTGGGGAGTATTGTTACGGAGGAAAACGACGATAAAGTTGCACTAATGCTTGTAGGGAGACTATTAACAGACCGCCCTTTCAATGTGGATGCTTTTCAGCGAACGATAATACAATCATGGGCAATGACGGGGAAGGCGGTTGTGCGTAGTATTGGACCGAATTTGTTTGCTTTTCAGTTCTTTCATTGGCGTGACAAAGAGAAGGTTATTCTCGGTGGACCCTGGTGTTTTGATAACCAACTCCTGATTTTGAGCGAGGTTACAGGGGATGAACAACCAACGGAGGTAGCCCTGAATTTCTCACCTTTCTGGGTGCGAATCCGCAACCTCCCTTTCAACTGTCGAACAAATGCTCACGTAAAGGCAGTTGCTGGCTGCCTAGGAGCGGTTTTGGAGGTGGAGGACGATGATGTTGGAATTGATAAGGACCGCAGAGTTCGGGTTTTGCTAGATGTGCGGAAACCACTACGGCGGGAAAAGACTATAAAGAACAAAAGAGGCATGGATGTGGTGGTGGAGTTTCGGTATGAACGCTGATATGtttatattttatagtgtttttacccccgtcccttagtacttttttatctcaaatgagctcttcggagcgatttttagtactaatgtgctccttgtagtgtgtttgtagtttcaggctcatcattgtaggaattagcatatttttgtgcatttcctactcatttgaatcaatacaagagattatgtactttcgagagcacacacattgagttggaagagtttgcgagcaaagcggatagtgaaagaagtagaaaaccgacactcgtctactcttttgatcataactcaagttctacaactccaaatgcagtgattttaattgggttgaattctaaatttcaatatctttccaacgagtggtcatttGCCTAATTCCGATAAATAACGAAGGAGttatgacgttttgaagatagagactTTTTGCAGTTTTgcaccgaaaaccggccgggttctgaaaaccggcaggttttgagaaaaggaggattttaattttaggcgCGAAACCGGCTGGTTTTCACAAACCCGGGTGCCAGGTTTTCGCTACCTGTAGGTTTTCTATGCTGGGAAGGaccgaaaaccggcaggttttcacAAACCGGGGTGCCAGGTTTTCGGCCCCAAACCGTATTCCTTTGTTCGTTTCTCTCCGTAGGTTTAAGGGGAAGGCTATTTATATTAAATTAGTGTTTTAGTAGCCACTTCTCTCCGAACttcgtattattattattccttagtttaaaacttcaatttttatttttccaattactcaacttttattaatttaaagtTTCAATCTTTCAGCTAATTCTTCGTTCTTCGTTTAGGTATTACTTTATTTATGATTCTATTATTCAATTTCAATCATgcttttatttaatatgtttacttggtttaatttaaatatgtgtgagtagttgattttctagggttttgggaatccatgaacgaatatgaagggatgattaattgttgttgattgttggtttagctgttaattcctattgattgctcctatttactttgcaattagatttgcgcaggtttgattgtattagtttcgcaatatcaaattaagattcgagagatgcaatttgatgtttaggcttgtgtcaataggtggaattgggattaatacgtagcgagagcccgttaattctaagtctatgattagtatcgattcgaaaGAGCacgctagtctaattaactgttttattgattattatcgattgttgtcatcctggaatgttgtccatcggtgaacctatgccctagaccttttaatatctgattttttcctattttattaTCGTCCTAGTTATATAATACAAATCAATCcatattcttgtttcccaatagtctagaattgccgattaatagtagaaagaacattgtttccctgtggatacgatccctgcttcccttgctatatttttagttggtgaacgttaggtttatctttgataggagtgcgatttagcctgtcaaacgcctacctttcttttgttttctctgcGGTATTATGGGACATGGGGAACGAGATTGTTCGGTGGTGACTGAAGAAGGCAGAGAAGAGGGATACAAATGGGGGGTATGTCTAAGAGCGTCACCAAGAAAGGGTAGAACTCAACAGGTAGCGGAAGTGGAGTCTCTGAAGGCTGCAAAGAAAGTTTTATTTGTGGCAAAGAATATGATGGGGGAAAAGGGGAGTACGGATAGTGATGGGAAGGGCACAAAGAGTGTAAGGGAGGAGCAAGTGGAAGGAATACAGATTTCAAAGAAGAATGCAATGGTCAACAGGGAAGTGGACGAGGGGGAGAAGTCTATAACCAATCATGTAGGAAGGGGGAGAGAGGATACAATAGTGGGGGTGATAGCTGAGGGAGTGCAGGAACGGGGGTCCACAAACAAAAGTAGTACAGAGAAGGATAGTGGGAGAAGGGGGGCGAATGGAGAGGAGGTGCAAGAGGAGGTGCAAAGCGTAGAGGAAAGGGGGAGTGCAGTGAGCTCTATGGCGTTCAACATAGGCCAGCTGGGGAGCAAGAGAGGTAAAATCCGAAAAATGAAGAGAATTGGGGAGGGGGGGAGTATTGGTGGGGGTGGAGGTGTGAAGCAAGCCGCAGGGGGGCTGACAGGTGGGGAGAATGAGAAAGATGGAGGGAGGACGTGCATTGAAAAAGTGGGTGGAGGGGATACTACGGGAAACTATTACCATGGGGCAGGAGAGAAAAGGAAGGGGTGCATGGATGGGAATGATGTAGTGATGAGTGAAAGATGTGACGTAGATAGACACGTGAAGCTTGTTTTTTTGGGCTCCGAGTATAATGCAGGGAGTCAAGTAGCGGAGATTGGCAGTGGCCAATCCCGCGAAGGGCAATGAAAATCTTGTCATGGAACTGCCGGGGGATTGGCAACCCTTGGACAGTGAATGCCCTCCGAGATAGGTGTTGGAGGGAGATGCCAGAAATCGTCTTTCTAATGGAGACGAAGATTGATGCGCGACAACTCGAAAGAGTACGGAGCAAATGTGGTTTTGTGAATGGAATTTGCCTGAGCAGCAATGGCAGAGCGGGGGGTATGGGACTATGGTGGAGGGACATTAATGTTGAGGTCCTATCTTTCTCGCCTCATCACATTGAAGCGGAAGTTCGGGGAGAGAATGGGGACGGAATATGGAAGGCAATCGGCATATATGGTTGGCCGGAGACGGAAGAAAAACATAGAACTTGGGCACTAATGGAAGAAGTGAAGGCTCGGAGTGCGCTTCCAACGATCATGTTTGGTGACTTCAATGAAATTCTTGGTATGTCTGAAAAGGAAGGTGGGGTGGTGCGTAGGGAGAGATTGATCGATGATTTTCGTGGTGCAATGGACTCGTGTTCGGTCCGTGACTTGGGTTTTAAAGGTAGTATCTTTACATGGGAACATGGCAATACCATGGAGACACTCATTCGGGAGAGACTAGATAGGTTTATGGCGGATGATGCATGGGTCTCACTGTTTCCATGCTTTGAAGTTTTGCATTTTCCTATTTATCGCTCCGATCATGCTCCAATAATGCTGAAATGTGGCACGGATAACCAGAGGAAGAGAGGAGAGAAACCGTTTCGGTTCGAAGCAATGTGGTTGTCGAGTGAGGATTGCGGTCGGGTGGTCTCTCATGCTTGGAGGGGGTCGAGAGATGACAATATTGTGACAAGAATCGCAAATGTGGCTGGACACTTAACCTCCTGGGCAACGGAGACTTTTGGGGCCATTAAGAAGAGGATAAGGGATGCTGAAAAGAGACTAAAAAGCTTCCAAGATAGTAAACACGATGCTACTGTGCTAATGCAGTGCAAGAACATTGCCGAGGAGCTTGATAACTTACACAAATTGGAAGAATCTTACTGGCACGCCAGGGCAAGGGCGAATGAGTTACGGGATGGGGACAAGAATACAAAGTACTTCCATCACAAAGCGAGCCAAAGGCGGAAACGGAACAGGATAGTAGGCCTCAATGATAATAATGGAGAATGGAGAACAAAGCCAGAGGAGCTAGATGAGATTATTACAACATATTTTGAGGGGTTGTTTGCCACAAGCAACCCCACTGGCTTCGAGGAAGCATTGGAAGGTGTCGAAAGGAAGGTCTCGGAAGTGATGAATGGCAGGCTTGATAAGGAACCGTCGGGTGAAGAAATACGCGAAGCACTCTTCCAAATGCATCCCAATAAAGCCCCAGGGCCGGATGGTATGCACGCCCTCTTTTTTCAGAAATTTTGGGGGATTGTAGGTGGGGATATTGTGAGTTTTGTGAAGGCATGGTGGAGAGGAGAGACTGACTTATCTGAAGCAAATCGTACGTGCATAGTACTAATCCCAAAGTGCAATGACCCGAAGAGCATGATGGAATTCCGACCAATAAGCCTTTGCAACGTCTTATACAAAATCATCTCAAAGACGCTTGCAAATAAGCTAAAACCAATGTTGGGTTCTATTATCTCCCTGGAACAAAGCGCCTTTGTTCCAAAGCGGCTTATTACGGACAATGCCCTAGTGGCTTTTGAGATTTTTCATGCCATGTAAAGAAGAGGAGAGGGCAAGGATGGCACGGTGGCAATGAAGTTAGATATGAGTAAAGCGTACGATCGAGTAGAGTGGGTTTTTCTGGAGAAGGCAATGAGTAAGATGGGGTTTAGTGAGTCATGGATTTCACGGGTAATGGGGTGCTTAATGAGTGTAAAGTTTGCTTTCAAATACAATGGGGGTATCTCGGGTGATCTAACTCCGGCACGGGGTCTCCGACAAGGGGATCCTATTTCCCCATATCTGTTCCTCATTTGTGCCGACGCTTTTTCGACCCTTCTAGGTAAGGCTGCAAAGGAAGGAGCAATCCATGGAGCGCGGGTATGTGGGAGTGCCCCTAGAGTGTCACACTTGTTCTTTGCCGACGATAGTATCCTCTTTGCGAGGGCAAATTTGCATGAATGCTCTAAAATTGCTGATATAATCAGTACATATG encodes:
- the LOC130472118 gene encoding uncharacterized protein, with the translated sequence MADDLTEIYGRLAINNDEEEVLDLGSIVTEENDDKVALMLVGRLLTDRPFNVDAFQRTIIQSWAMTGKAVVRSIGPNLFAFQFFHWRDKEKVILGGPWCFDNQLLILSEVTGDEQPTEVALNFSPFWVRIRNLPFNCRTNAHVKAVAGCLGAVLEVEDDDVGIDKDRRVRVLLDVRKPLRREKTIKNKRGMDVVVEFRYER
- the LOC130472119 gene encoding uncharacterized protein; translation: MKILSWNCRGIGNPWTVNALRDRCWREMPEIVFLMETKIDARQLERVRSKCGFVNGICLSSNGRAGGMGLWWRDINVEVLSFSPHHIEAEVRGENGDGIWKAIGIYGWPETEEKHRTWALMEEVKARSALPTIMFGDFNEILGMSEKEGGVVRRERLIDDFRGAMDSCSVRDLGFKGSIFTWEHGNTMETLIRERLDRFMADDAWVSLFPCFEVLHFPIYRSDHAPIMLKCGTDNQRKRGEKPFRFEAMWLSSEDCGRVVSHAWRGSRDDNIVTRIANVAGHLTSWATETFGAIKKRIRDAEKRLKSFQDSKHDATVLMQCKNIAEELDNLHKLEESYWHARARANELRDGDKNTKYFHHKASQRRKRNRIVGLNDNNGEWRTKPEELDEIITTYFEGLFATSNPTGFEEALEGVERKVSEVMNGRLDKEPSGEEIREALFQMHPNKAPGPDGMHALFFQKFWGIVGGDIVSFVKAWWRGETDLSEANRTCIVLIPKCNDPKSMMEFRPISLCNVLYKIISKTLANKLKPMLGSIISLEQSAFVPKRLITDNALVAFEIFHAM